In one Tripterygium wilfordii isolate XIE 37 chromosome 22, ASM1340144v1, whole genome shotgun sequence genomic region, the following are encoded:
- the LOC119992119 gene encoding pentatricopeptide repeat-containing protein At2g20710, mitochondrial-like, translating into MKLLGSNAWRNYAIFRVFRARFCSTKVIEQSSAPIEDNLYRRISGAENWVGSMAPVLDQWLEEGKEVKQSELRKFIQQLRKYRRFRHALEISEWMSDQRNHVLSTGDIAIRLDLISTVHGVELAEKYFDSIPETMRTFQVYGALLSCYARNRSLEKAEATMQRMREFELGKSSLTYNVMLNLYFRLGKHEKLDILMQEMTEMGIKWDKFTYSIRLNAYAASADAEGMEKLLMKMEFDPLISKEWNTYVVAANGFLKSGQNERALTMLKRAEQQIRGNSMRLAYESIITLYAALGVKDEVYRLWNLYKNIGKVINSGYLSMLSSLMKLDDIDFAEKLLEEWESGTTLFDARIPNLAIRAYCKKGLLERAEAYFKRLMESGKKLDATTWDCLATGYWINGQTAKAVETLKNAVLAGRPGWKPNKHTLTVCLKYMKRQGEEEGAEEILRSLEKDGYISSQLYDQLKHDINDEIVNSKPLNPIEGDEGACDSEVQKVVEFKDENSK; encoded by the exons ATGAAGCTGTTGGGATCAAATGCTTGGCGTAACTACGCCatctttagggtttttagggctCGTTTCTGTAGCACCAAAGTCATAGAGCAATCTTCTGCGCCAATTGAAGACAATCTGTACCGTCGGATTTCCGGCGCTGAAAATTGGGTTGGTTCGATGGCTCCCGTATTAGACCAATGGCTCGAGGAAGGAAAAGAAGTCAAGCAATCTGAGCTTCGGAAGTTTATCCAGCAACTTCGAAAGTACCGTCGGTTCAGGCACGCCCTCGAG ATTTCCGAATGGATGAGTGATCAAAGGAACCATGTTTTGTCAACTGGAGATATTGCTATTCGGCTGGATTTAATATCAACAGTTCATGGCGTGGAGCTGGCGGAGAAGTATTTTGATAGTATTCCCGAAACTATGAGAACCTTCCAGGTTTATGGTGCGCTTTTAAGCTGCTATGCACGCAACAGATCTTTGGAAAAAGCAGAGGCCACAATGCAAAGGATGAGAGAGTTTGAGTTAGGAAAATCATCATTGACGTACAATGTGATGTTAAATCTCTATTTTCGGCTGGGAAAACATGAGAAGCTAGACATCTTAATGCAAGAGATGACAGAAATGGGCATCAAGTGGGATAAATTCACTTACAGCATCAGACTGAATGCTTATGCAGCTAGTGCTGATGCAGAGGGAATGGAGAAACTGTTAATGAAGATGGAATTTGATCCCCTCATCTCCAAGGAATGGAATACCTATGTTGTTGCAGCAAATGGTTTCTTGAAATCTGGCCAGAATGAAAGGGCTCTGACAATGTTGAAGAGAGCAGAGCAACAAATTCGCGGAAACTCTATGAGGTTAGCTTATGAATCTATTATCACATTATATGCTGCTTTAGGGGTTAAAGATGAAGTGTATCGTCTATGGAATTTGTACAAGAATATTGGAAAAGTTATAAATTCAGGCTACCTATCTATGTTAAGCTCATTAATGAAGTTGGATGACATTGATTTTGCTGAGAAGCTTTTGGAGGAATGGGAATCTGGGACAACACTATTTGACGCTCGAATTCCAAATTTGGCAATTCGTGCTTACTGCAAGAAGGGTCTTCTGGAAAGGGCTGAAGCTTATTTTAAGCGGCTTATGGAGAGTGGGAAAAAGCTCGACGCTACCACATGGGACTGCTTGGCAACTGGATATTGGATAAATGGGCAGACAGCAAAGGCTGTGGAAACACTGAAGAATGCAGTTTTGGCTGGTCGGCCTGGATGGAAGCCCAACAAACATACTCTGACTGTATGTCTGAAGTATATGAAGAGGCAGGGAGAAGAGGAAGGGGCCGAAGAGATTTTGAGGTCACTGGAGAAAGATGGTTATATATCGTCCCAGCTTTATGATCAATTGAAACATGATATTAATGATGAAATTGTCAACTCCAAACCCCTTAATCCGATTGAAGGGGATGAGGGCGCTTGTGATAGCGAAGTGCAGAAGGTCGTGGAGTTCAAGGATGAGAACAGTAAATGA
- the LOC119991771 gene encoding putative uncharacterized protein DDB_G0294196 gives MASGSSGRPNSGSKAFDFDSDDILCSYDDYNSNQDSSNGGHTSDPVVGTNSSSKDFHKSRMTRSSLFPATSYSQPEDSFNQDVSIVVEKSMKKYADNLMRFLEGISSRLSQLELYCYNLDKSIGEMRFDLAREHGEADLKLKSLEKHLQEVHRSVQLLRDKQELAEAQKELAKLQLVQKESSSSSQSQSNEDKSSPPASDSKKTENSLEMHNQQLALALPHQVAPQQQPAAHHSQPTPQNVIQQQPYYLTANQLPPAPQTQHSQSQYLPSDPHYRTPPMQEISRVPQPTQSQVNQTPPVQSFPQYQQQWPQQVPQQVPPPQQPSIQPQVRPQSSTAYAPYPPRQSTNASPETLPSSLSMQVPFSSVAQPVSSHADAMSYGYTGEGRTGPQQPTQQLNVPFGAQPGDGYAVAAPRQGLPPPGSAYMIYGSEGARAHHPPQQPHFSQGGYPPTNLPLQNPRPSAAAMVRNPNHSQFVRDHPYNEWIEKLVSMGFRGDHVVGVIQRMEESGQPVDFNSVLDRLNVHSSGGSQSQRGW, from the exons ATGGCATCTGGATCATCGGGTCGGCCCAACTCCGGTTCCAAGGCCTTCGATTTCGATTCCGATGACATTCTCTGTTCTTATGACGACTATAATAGTAACCAGGACTCCTCCAACGGAGGCCACACATCCGATCCCGTTGTCGGGACCAATTCCAGCAGCAAG GATTTTCATAAAAGCAGAATGACCAGATCTTCATTGTTTCCTGCTACTTCCTATAGTCAGCCAGAGGACTCTTTCAACCAAGATGTGTCTATTGTTGTTGAAAAAAGCATGAAAAAATATGCTGACAATCTCATGCGATTTCTTGAAGGAATCAGTTCACGGCTCTCGCAGTTGGAACTCTACTGTTACAACCTTGATAAATCAATTGGAGAAATGCGATTTGACTTAGCTCGTGAGCATGGGGAGGCAGATTTAAAACTTAAATCTCTTGAGAAACATCTTCAAGAG GTCCACAGGTCTGTTCAGCTCCTGAGGGACAAGCAAGAGCTTGCTGAGGCTCAGAAAGAATTGGCCAAGCTTCAGCTTGTTCAGAAAGAGTCATCTTCTTCAAGCCAGTCTCAATCCAATGAGGATAAATCCTCACCGCCTGCCTCTGATTCCAAGAAAACTGAAAACTCTCTGGAAATGCACAATCAGCAGTTAGCTCTTGCCCTGCCTCATCAGGTAGCTCCGCAGCAGCAGCCGGCAGCACATCACTCTCAGCCCACTCCCCAGAATGTGATTCAGCAACAACCCTATTATTTAACTGCAAACCAGCTACCTCCAGCACCCCAGACCCAACACTCCCAGAGTCAGTACCTGCCTTCTGATCCTCATTATCGGACTCCTCCAATGCAGGAGATCTCAAGGGTACCGCAGCCTACACAATCTCAAGTAAATCAAACACCCCCTGTCCAATCCTTCCCTCAGTATCAGCAGCAATGGCCACAGCAGGTACCTCAGCAGGTGCCACCACCTCAGCAGCCCTCTATTCAACCTCAGGTTAGGCCTCAATCATCAACAGCTTATGCTCCCTATCCTCCTAGACAATCAACAAATGCATCTCCAGAGACACTGCCTAGCAGCTTGTCAATGCAAGTGCCATTTTCATCTGTTGCTCAACCTGTATCCAGCCATGCTGATGCCATGTCTTATGGATATACTGGAGAAGGTAGGACTGGTCCACAGCAGCCTACACAACAACTGAATGTTCCTTTTGGAGCACAACCAGGTGATGGTTATGCAGTTGCTGCCCCCCGCCAAGGACTGCCTCCTCCGGGGAGTGCATATATGATTTATGGCAGCGAAGGAGCTAGAGCACATCATCCACCTCAGCAACCTCACTTCTCACAGGGTGGATATCCGCCCACGAATTTACCTCTTCAGAATCCACGACCATCTGCAGCCGCTATGGTGCGAAATCCAAACCATTCGCAATTTGTACGTGACCATCCTTACAACGAATGGATTGAGAAATTGGTGAGCATGGGTTTCAGGGGTGATCATGTTGTCGGTGTAATCCAGAGGATGGAGGAGAGCGGCCAGCCTGTGGATTTCAATTCTGTACTTGACAGGCTGAATGTGCATTCTTCTGGGGGTTCTCAGTCTCAGAGAGGATGGTGA
- the LOC119990311 gene encoding riboflavin synthase — protein MAVSFSLTSLTKNSQFSPSKLKKPTKIFNLLRNPSNFNLGFTSSISKPSPLFVFTKSYSLPRFANKTQKFLPKNPNQIRCLFTGIVEEMGQVKQLGTADHGGFDMTIGAQTVLQDVHLGDSIAVNGTCLTVTEFDNRLGEFKVGIAPETLRKTSLSELEPGSLVNLERAMLPTTRMGGHFVQGHVDGTGEIVAMDPEEDSLWVKVKVNKELLKYVVPKGFIAVDGTSLTVVDVSDEEGCFNFMLVTYTQQHVVIPLKKVGQKVNLEVDILGKYVERLLSSGFLDSIKSN, from the coding sequence ATGGCAGTATCCTTTTCCCTAACCTCACTCACCAAAAACTCTCAATTTTCTCCTTCCAAATTGAAAAAGCCAACAAAAATCTTCAATCTACTCAGAAACCCCTCCAACTTCAACCTAGGGTTCACCTCTTCCATCTCCAAACCCTCACCTCTCTTCGTCTTCACCAAATCCTATTCTCTCCCAAGGTTCGCTAACAAAACCCAGAAGTTTCTCCCcaaaaacccaaatcaaattcGCTGTCTCTTCACTGGCATCGTTGAAGAAATGGGCCAGGTCAAGCAACTGGGTACGGCTGATCATGGTGGATTTGATATGACAATCGGTGCTCAAACTGTCCTCCAGGACGTCCATCTTGGTGACAGCATAGCTGTCAACGGTACTTGCCTAACTGTTACTGAGTTTGACAATCGACTGGGAGAATTCAAAGTTGGAATAGCCCCTGAAACCTTGAGAAAAACTTCCTTGAGCGAGCTGGAACCCGGATCTCTGGTCAATTTGGAGCGGGCGATGCTACCCACGACCCGAATGGGTGGGCATTTCGTGCAGGGGCATGTGGATGGGACAGGGGAGATAGTGGCAATGGATCCAGAGGAAGATTCGTTGTGGgtgaaagtgaaggtgaacaaGGAGTTGCTCAAGTATGTGGTGCCAAAAGGGTTTATAGCTGTGGATGGTACAAGTTTGACTGTAGTGGATGTGTCTGATGAGGAGGGATGTTTCAATTTCATGTTGGTTACTTATACACAGCAGCATGTGGTGATTCCTTTGAAGAAAGTGGGGCAGAAGGTGAATTTGGAAGTGGATATTCTTGGGAAGTATGTGGAGAGGCTGCTTAGTTCTGGTTTTTTGGACTCCATCAAGTCAAATTGA